The following are encoded in a window of Halosimplex halophilum genomic DNA:
- a CDS encoding NOG1 family protein — protein MSQPFEDLPTTPTAEELVDKAFSRAARAGRAKSGHDAPLSMLQTASNIASDNLENVVTDWPDFDDLDPFYEELADAVIASNTTGDDAPAIGGIDAVRQHLSEINWASQKTAEIRDEYQGRIATGDIDTARELRKQAFARIADVVEEVEDDLAAVGAARDDLKTLPDIRPDEPTIVVAGYPNVGKSTFVNAVTNAENETASYPFTTTEIRVGHFDDGHIRYQIVDTPGLLDRAPEERNDVESQAVSALEHLADGVLVLVDASGECGYPLDTQLALRDDLEARFDVPVLTVCNKADRSRDVDADLYMSVTEDENVQGVLDAAVEAVDYEPELPYDGS, from the coding sequence ATGAGCCAACCGTTCGAGGACCTGCCGACGACGCCGACCGCCGAGGAGCTGGTGGACAAGGCGTTCTCGCGGGCCGCGCGCGCGGGGCGGGCCAAGAGCGGCCACGACGCCCCACTCTCGATGCTACAGACCGCCTCCAATATCGCCTCCGACAACCTGGAGAACGTCGTCACCGACTGGCCGGACTTCGACGACCTGGACCCGTTCTACGAGGAACTGGCCGACGCCGTCATCGCCTCCAACACCACCGGCGACGACGCGCCGGCGATTGGCGGTATCGACGCCGTCCGACAGCACCTCTCGGAGATCAACTGGGCGAGTCAGAAGACCGCCGAGATCCGCGACGAGTACCAGGGCCGGATTGCCACCGGCGACATCGACACCGCCCGGGAGCTCCGCAAGCAGGCCTTTGCCCGCATCGCCGACGTGGTCGAGGAGGTCGAGGACGACCTCGCGGCGGTCGGCGCCGCCCGCGACGACCTGAAGACGCTGCCGGACATCCGTCCCGACGAGCCGACCATCGTCGTCGCCGGCTACCCCAACGTCGGCAAGTCCACGTTCGTCAACGCCGTCACCAACGCCGAAAACGAGACCGCCTCCTACCCGTTCACGACGACCGAGATCCGCGTCGGGCACTTCGACGACGGACACATCCGCTACCAGATCGTCGACACCCCGGGTCTCCTCGACCGGGCGCCCGAGGAGCGCAACGACGTGGAATCGCAGGCCGTCAGCGCGCTCGAACACCTCGCCGACGGGGTGCTCGTGCTCGTCGACGCCAGCGGGGAGTGTGGCTACCCGCTGGACACGCAGCTCGCCCTGCGCGACGACCTCGAAGCGCGCTTCGACGTGCCCGTGCTCACCGTCTGCAACAAGGCCGACCGCTCGCGCGACGTGGACGCGGACCTGTACATGAGCGTCACCGAGGACGAGAACGTCCAGGGCGTCCTCGACGCCGCGGTCGAGGCGGTCGACTACGAGCCGGAACTGCCCTACGACGGGTCCTGA
- the hisE gene encoding phosphoribosyl-ATP diphosphatase — MTDDVLDELFAVIEDRKAELPEDSYTASLFTHEKGENAVLEKLGEETTELLLAAKDDDREEVAHESADIVYHLLVLLAMKDMDLADLRDELAERR; from the coding sequence ATGACTGACGACGTGCTAGACGAACTGTTCGCCGTCATCGAGGACCGCAAGGCCGAACTCCCCGAGGATTCCTACACCGCCTCGCTGTTCACCCACGAGAAGGGCGAGAACGCCGTCCTGGAGAAGCTCGGCGAGGAGACGACCGAGCTGCTGCTGGCCGCCAAGGACGACGACCGCGAGGAGGTCGCCCACGAGTCCGCCGACATCGTCTACCACCTGCTCGTCCTGCTGGCGATGAAGGACATGGACCTGGCGGACCTGCGCGACGAGTTGGCTGAGCGGCGGTAG
- a CDS encoding bacteriorhodopsin → MIELSTVYAVAAAVYALAAVGLVAWLTRIPERRRTYCYPAVAAVGVSAVTTALSLVGVGVVAVGGGSLDLPSVLDDLIAYPLLWGVAALLANESRRTVGVFVAVPVVQVVAFNAASVLGGVVGLVGIATVVAGHLLLAYLLFGPVWERAGRLPDRQRLLHWKARNLLLFLIGMLIAYAVLGVAGVFDTYVSGVLGEYVGALIRVGFAGFLFANVDAIDVDDAGDELLDAVRPEIDPDRPDAAGGD, encoded by the coding sequence ATGATTGAGCTGTCGACGGTCTACGCGGTCGCCGCGGCCGTCTACGCCCTGGCCGCGGTCGGCCTGGTCGCCTGGTTGACCCGGATCCCCGAGCGGCGCCGGACGTACTGTTACCCCGCGGTGGCCGCCGTCGGCGTCTCGGCGGTGACGACCGCGCTGTCGCTGGTCGGCGTCGGCGTCGTCGCCGTCGGCGGGGGCTCGCTCGACCTCCCGAGCGTGCTGGACGACCTGATCGCCTACCCGCTGCTGTGGGGGGTCGCGGCGCTGCTCGCCAACGAGTCGCGCCGGACGGTCGGGGTCTTCGTGGCCGTCCCCGTGGTCCAGGTCGTCGCGTTCAACGCCGCCTCGGTCCTCGGCGGCGTCGTCGGCCTCGTCGGGATCGCGACCGTCGTCGCCGGCCACCTCCTGCTGGCGTACCTGCTGTTCGGCCCGGTCTGGGAGCGCGCCGGGCGACTCCCCGACCGCCAGCGGCTCCTCCACTGGAAGGCCCGGAACCTCCTCCTGTTCCTGATCGGGATGCTGATCGCCTACGCGGTCCTCGGCGTCGCGGGCGTCTTCGACACCTACGTCTCCGGCGTCCTCGGGGAGTACGTCGGCGCGCTGATCCGCGTCGGGTTCGCCGGCTTCCTGTTCGCCAACGTCGACGCGATCGACGTCGACGACGCCGGCGACGAACTGCTCGACGCCGTGCGACCGGAGATCGACCCCGACCGGCCGGACGCGGCCGGCGGCGACTGA
- a CDS encoding ArsR/SmtB family transcription factor, whose translation MTGPVDDPAEAFELLGDETRLSILRALAEADEPLAFTRLRERAGVADSGRFSYHLRRLCEYFVRETADGYELGHAGSRVIAATGEADDTDAPTVDTAGSDANAAGTDECPVCGDEECEKLFHVHLSAPWRGE comes from the coding sequence ATGACCGGTCCGGTCGACGACCCGGCCGAGGCGTTCGAACTGCTGGGCGACGAAACGCGACTGTCGATCCTGCGGGCGCTGGCCGAGGCCGACGAGCCGCTGGCGTTCACCCGCCTGCGCGAGCGCGCCGGCGTGGCCGACTCCGGCCGGTTCAGCTACCACCTGCGGCGCCTGTGCGAGTACTTCGTCCGCGAGACGGCCGACGGCTACGAACTCGGACACGCCGGCAGTCGCGTGATCGCGGCGACGGGCGAGGCGGACGACACCGACGCTCCAACCGTCGACACCGCCGGATCGGACGCGAACGCCGCCGGCACCGACGAGTGTCCGGTCTGTGGCGACGAGGAGTGCGAGAAGCTGTTCCACGTCCACCTCTCGGCGCCGTGGCGGGGCGAGTGA
- a CDS encoding SIMPL domain-containing protein — protein sequence MNSRLTLAGVAVVAALLATAGVGAAFAAGGSPVEAQQSAQADASDTITVGASGQVQAEADRAVVRVGVVATGDDIETVRSHLSENASSMRSALEEMGIESGQIRTAYYDISTNRRYGGGQSEEPAYRAIHTFAITTDDPDSVGQVVDTAVTNGADEVDGIEFTLSADKREELRQEALTEAMNTARGEAGTIAAAEDLSVTGVDRVSTTEYSARPYAVETAALSAGGDAGTSIDSGPVSVSASVTVVYETDG from the coding sequence ATGAACTCACGACTCACACTCGCCGGCGTGGCCGTCGTCGCCGCGCTGCTGGCGACGGCGGGCGTCGGCGCCGCGTTCGCGGCCGGCGGCTCGCCGGTCGAGGCACAGCAGTCCGCCCAGGCGGACGCGAGCGACACGATCACCGTCGGCGCCTCCGGGCAGGTCCAGGCCGAGGCCGACCGCGCGGTCGTCCGCGTCGGCGTCGTCGCCACGGGTGACGACATCGAGACGGTCCGGTCGCACCTCTCGGAGAACGCCAGTTCGATGCGTTCGGCGCTCGAAGAGATGGGCATCGAGAGCGGTCAGATCCGGACGGCCTACTACGACATCTCGACGAACCGCCGCTACGGCGGCGGCCAGAGCGAGGAGCCGGCCTACCGCGCCATCCACACGTTCGCCATCACGACCGACGACCCCGACAGCGTCGGCCAGGTCGTCGACACCGCCGTCACCAACGGCGCCGACGAGGTCGACGGCATCGAGTTCACCCTCTCGGCGGACAAGCGCGAGGAGCTCCGCCAGGAGGCCCTGACCGAGGCGATGAACACCGCGCGCGGCGAGGCCGGCACCATCGCCGCCGCCGAGGACCTGAGCGTCACCGGCGTCGACCGCGTCTCCACCACGGAGTACAGCGCCCGGCCCTACGCCGTCGAGACGGCCGCGCTCTCCGCCGGCGGCGACGCTGGCACCTCCATCGACAGCGGCCCGGTCAGCGTCAGCGCCTCCGTCACCGTCGTCTACGAGACCGACGGCTGA
- a CDS encoding Hsp20/alpha crystallin family protein, with product MRRDDRDDPFDEFFREIERMMNDVMDDARTRGGADPGASEPSGADVHLDVYEEDDSLRVVADIPGVDKRDIDLRCDGEVLTLDAAGDAREYHERVRLPARVDEHSAAASYNNGILEVTFDRADDSANIDLS from the coding sequence ATGCGACGCGACGACCGCGACGACCCCTTCGACGAGTTCTTCCGGGAGATAGAGCGGATGATGAACGACGTGATGGACGACGCCCGCACCCGCGGGGGCGCCGACCCCGGCGCCTCGGAGCCGTCGGGCGCGGACGTCCACCTCGACGTGTACGAGGAGGACGACTCCCTGCGGGTGGTCGCGGACATCCCCGGCGTCGACAAGCGCGACATCGACCTGCGCTGTGACGGCGAAGTGCTCACCCTCGACGCGGCCGGCGACGCCCGCGAGTACCACGAGCGGGTCCGCCTGCCCGCTCGCGTCGACGAACACTCCGCCGCGGCGTCGTACAACAACGGCATCCTCGAAGTGACCTTCGACCGCGCCGACGACTCCGCGAACATCGACCTGTCCTGA
- a CDS encoding nitric-oxide reductase large subunit, producing MEVKRATIAKILAAVFVFNLVVMAGGAWLAYQEAPPIPEEVVGPDGETVMTGTDIREGKKAFQRDGLMNHGSILGNGAYYGADYTADTLDLKVEHMREYYARERYGAEYGELDSAEQAAVGDDVEQDLDESYGGGAIEYSAAEVYAHEQVREEYVERYHEGDHERGVPVDMIDDETEARQFADFALWTAWFSHTDRPAGDHSYTNDWPYQPAAGNDATAAAMTWSVIAMVLLVGAAGAGIWLYKSVRLPEPSAEGISVPEPGDVSVFPSQRAALRFIPVAAGLFLAQVMLGGLLAHFYIERAGFFGIEEIFGVHILQLLPFALAKTWHIDLGVLWIAATWLGAGLFLPPLLTGHEPKRQSTFVNGLLGAVVVVTVGGMAGIWLGAQGYLDGALWWLIGNEGLEYLEVGKVWQAGLLAGFLAWAVLSVRGLKPMLDSEPVYGLAHMILYAGGSIALLFTAGFLFTPETNIAVTEFWRWWVVHMWVEGAFEFFIVAIVGLTLVSMNLLKRRSAEKAVMLQALLVMSTGVIGVSHHYWWIGMPDLWVPIGSVFSTLELLPLVFILYEAIGQYRAMHSGSDPFPYRLPFMFIVASGFWNFVGAGVLGFFINLPLINYYEHGTYLTVGHAHAAMFGAFGFLALGMVTYMLRIAIRPERWDGSWLRGAFWLWNVGLALMVFVSVLPVGFLQLEAIFTASYDAGRSLAFYERPIVQTLFWARLPGDTMIIAGTALYAADLVRKRFVLRGTEDDPSVDDMAVAEGVLGDD from the coding sequence ATGGAAGTCAAGCGCGCGACGATCGCGAAGATACTGGCAGCGGTCTTCGTGTTCAACCTGGTGGTGATGGCCGGCGGCGCCTGGCTGGCCTACCAGGAGGCGCCGCCGATCCCCGAGGAGGTCGTCGGGCCCGACGGCGAGACGGTGATGACCGGGACGGACATCCGCGAGGGCAAGAAGGCCTTCCAGCGCGACGGGCTGATGAACCACGGGTCGATACTCGGCAACGGCGCCTACTACGGCGCCGACTACACCGCGGACACGCTCGACCTGAAGGTCGAGCACATGCGCGAGTACTACGCCCGCGAGCGCTACGGCGCCGAGTACGGCGAACTCGACTCCGCCGAACAGGCCGCCGTCGGCGACGACGTCGAGCAGGACCTCGACGAGTCCTACGGGGGCGGCGCCATCGAGTACTCCGCCGCCGAGGTGTACGCCCACGAGCAGGTCCGCGAGGAGTACGTCGAGCGCTACCACGAGGGCGACCACGAGCGCGGGGTCCCCGTCGACATGATCGACGACGAGACCGAGGCCCGGCAGTTCGCGGACTTCGCGCTGTGGACGGCCTGGTTCTCCCACACCGACCGGCCGGCGGGCGACCACTCCTACACGAACGACTGGCCCTACCAGCCCGCCGCCGGCAACGACGCCACCGCCGCCGCGATGACCTGGAGCGTCATCGCCATGGTCCTCCTGGTCGGCGCCGCCGGCGCCGGCATCTGGCTCTACAAGTCGGTCCGGCTCCCCGAGCCCTCCGCCGAGGGCATCTCCGTCCCCGAACCCGGCGACGTGAGCGTCTTCCCGAGCCAGCGGGCCGCGCTGCGATTCATCCCGGTCGCCGCCGGGCTCTTTCTGGCGCAGGTCATGCTCGGGGGCCTGCTCGCGCACTTCTACATCGAGCGCGCCGGCTTCTTCGGGATCGAGGAGATATTCGGCGTCCACATCCTCCAGTTGCTCCCCTTCGCCCTCGCCAAGACCTGGCACATCGACCTGGGGGTCCTCTGGATCGCCGCGACGTGGCTGGGCGCCGGCCTGTTCCTCCCGCCGCTGCTGACCGGCCACGAGCCGAAGCGCCAGTCGACGTTCGTCAACGGTCTGCTCGGCGCGGTCGTCGTCGTCACCGTCGGCGGCATGGCGGGCATCTGGCTCGGCGCGCAGGGCTACCTCGACGGCGCGCTGTGGTGGCTGATCGGCAACGAGGGTCTGGAGTACCTCGAAGTGGGGAAGGTCTGGCAGGCGGGGCTGCTCGCCGGGTTCCTCGCCTGGGCCGTCCTCTCCGTTCGCGGGCTCAAGCCCATGCTCGACAGCGAACCGGTCTACGGGCTCGCGCACATGATCCTCTACGCCGGCGGCTCCATCGCCCTGCTCTTTACCGCCGGGTTCCTGTTCACCCCCGAGACCAACATCGCCGTCACGGAGTTCTGGCGCTGGTGGGTCGTCCACATGTGGGTCGAGGGCGCCTTCGAGTTCTTCATCGTCGCCATCGTCGGCCTGACCCTGGTGTCGATGAACCTCCTCAAACGGCGCAGCGCCGAGAAGGCGGTCATGCTCCAGGCGCTTTTGGTGATGTCGACCGGCGTCATCGGCGTCTCGCATCACTACTGGTGGATCGGCATGCCCGACCTGTGGGTGCCCATCGGGAGCGTCTTCTCCACGCTGGAGCTGCTCCCGCTCGTCTTCATCCTCTACGAGGCTATCGGCCAGTACCGCGCGATGCACTCCGGGAGCGACCCGTTCCCCTACCGGCTCCCCTTCATGTTCATCGTCGCCAGCGGGTTCTGGAACTTCGTCGGCGCCGGCGTGCTCGGCTTCTTCATCAACCTCCCGCTGATCAACTACTACGAGCACGGCACCTACCTCACCGTCGGCCACGCCCACGCCGCGATGTTCGGCGCCTTCGGCTTCCTCGCGCTGGGGATGGTCACCTACATGCTCCGGATCGCCATCCGGCCCGAGCGCTGGGACGGCTCCTGGCTGCGCGGCGCGTTCTGGCTGTGGAACGTCGGCCTCGCGCTGATGGTGTTCGTCTCCGTCCTGCCCGTCGGGTTCCTCCAGCTGGAGGCCATCTTCACCGCCAGCTACGACGCCGGCCGCAGCCTCGCGTTCTACGAGCGGCCGATCGTCCAGACGCTGTTCTGGGCGCGGCTGCCCGGCGACACCATGATCATCGCCGGGACGGCGCTGTACGCCGCCGACCTGGTGCGCAAGCGGTTCGTCCTCCGCGGGACCGAGGACGACCCCAGCGTCGACGACATGGCCGTCGCCGAGGGCGTGCTGGGCGACGACTGA
- a CDS encoding ASCH domain-containing protein codes for MTEIDAGELLPNEHVQRMAAAGEVTQLHRGHRYADEGDTFEVDGTTFEVTDVTRRTLGDLTDEDAQREGSEDLAAYRERLKRVHDSFEWDDDSEVVRHRFEPRE; via the coding sequence ATGACCGAGATCGACGCCGGCGAACTCCTGCCGAACGAGCACGTCCAGCGGATGGCCGCGGCCGGGGAGGTCACACAGCTACACCGCGGGCACAGATACGCCGACGAGGGCGACACCTTCGAGGTCGACGGGACGACCTTCGAGGTGACCGACGTGACCCGCCGCACGCTCGGCGACCTGACCGACGAGGACGCCCAGCGTGAGGGATCCGAGGACCTGGCGGCCTACCGCGAGCGGCTGAAGCGCGTCCACGACTCCTTCGAGTGGGACGACGACAGCGAGGTCGTCCGTCACCGGTTCGAGCCGCGGGAGTAG
- a CDS encoding TIGR00341 family protein gives MRLVQITIPTGKRETVTRALDEEDIDYIVTDETSGREYAAVAYVPLPTNAVEPVLDTLRGAGIDESTYTVVLDAETVVSDEFEQLEERYAEEENGDRIAREELVAAAKDLLLSTPAYLVMTVVSAVIATAGLLLNSPAVIVGSMVIAPLIGPAMAASVGTVVVDDDLFARGVKLQAVGLAVSIASAAAFAWLVKTVHLIPPFTDVTAIPQVRSRLYPDFLSLVVALGAGVAGAISLTAGISSAIVGVMIAVALIPPAATVGIGIAWGKPVVSLGSSVLVLVNLLSINLAALVVLRYSGYRPTNWFQLEEARGATVRRIGILVVAIVALSVFLGGVTYDSFQGATTEERIQEATNAALAETEGSPEVLSMEVNRSGGPLFRHPVGITVTVGVDDHDHPALAERIDRRVERAIDREVETQVRYVVTDSA, from the coding sequence GTGCGTCTCGTCCAGATCACGATCCCGACGGGCAAGCGCGAGACAGTCACGCGGGCGCTCGACGAGGAGGACATCGACTACATCGTCACGGACGAGACCAGCGGCCGGGAGTACGCCGCGGTGGCGTACGTCCCGCTGCCGACCAACGCCGTCGAGCCGGTGCTGGACACGCTCCGGGGCGCCGGCATCGACGAGAGCACCTACACGGTCGTCCTCGACGCGGAGACGGTCGTCTCCGACGAGTTCGAACAGCTGGAGGAGCGCTACGCCGAGGAGGAGAACGGCGACCGCATCGCCCGGGAGGAGCTGGTCGCGGCGGCCAAGGACCTGCTGCTGTCGACGCCGGCGTACCTCGTGATGACGGTCGTCAGCGCGGTCATCGCGACCGCCGGCCTCCTGCTGAACTCCCCGGCGGTCATCGTCGGGTCGATGGTGATCGCGCCGCTGATCGGCCCGGCGATGGCCGCCAGCGTCGGGACGGTCGTCGTCGACGACGACCTGTTCGCACGCGGCGTCAAGCTGCAGGCGGTCGGCCTCGCCGTCTCGATCGCGAGCGCCGCCGCCTTCGCGTGGCTGGTCAAGACCGTCCACCTGATCCCGCCGTTTACCGACGTGACGGCCATCCCGCAGGTCCGCAGCCGGCTGTACCCCGACTTCCTCTCGCTGGTGGTCGCACTCGGCGCGGGCGTCGCCGGCGCGATCTCGCTGACGGCGGGGATCTCCTCTGCGATCGTCGGCGTGATGATCGCCGTCGCGCTCATCCCGCCGGCGGCCACCGTCGGCATCGGTATCGCGTGGGGCAAACCCGTCGTCTCGCTGGGTTCGAGCGTGCTCGTGCTGGTGAACCTGCTGTCGATCAACCTCGCCGCGCTGGTCGTCCTCCGCTACAGCGGCTACCGGCCGACCAACTGGTTCCAGCTGGAGGAGGCCCGCGGCGCGACCGTCCGCCGGATCGGCATCCTCGTCGTCGCCATCGTCGCGCTGTCGGTGTTCCTCGGCGGCGTCACCTACGACTCCTTCCAGGGGGCGACGACCGAGGAGCGGATCCAGGAGGCGACAAACGCCGCGCTCGCCGAGACGGAGGGCTCCCCGGAGGTGCTCTCGATGGAGGTCAACCGCAGCGGCGGTCCGCTCTTTCGCCACCCCGTCGGGATCACGGTGACCGTCGGCGTCGACGACCACGACCACCCGGCGCTGGCCGAACGGATCGACCGCCGCGTCGAGCGGGCCATCGACCGGGAGGTCGAGACACAGGTCCGGTACGTCGTCACCGACTCGGCCTGA
- a CDS encoding DUF5518 domain-containing protein gives MTDWSAVVWGFVAGIVAGLAAFLVPVVGHVGAGLIAGFVAGYLAGGGLGNGLWHGLLAGAFGGLVLVVVTAPIAGLLGGALGGPIGGLLGGVSVVVVGLVIAFVFALDSAVGGAIGAVLAD, from the coding sequence ATGACAGACTGGAGCGCGGTCGTCTGGGGGTTCGTCGCCGGTATCGTCGCGGGACTCGCCGCCTTCCTCGTCCCGGTGGTCGGCCACGTCGGCGCCGGGCTGATCGCGGGGTTCGTCGCCGGCTACCTCGCCGGCGGCGGCCTCGGGAACGGCCTCTGGCACGGGCTGCTCGCCGGCGCCTTCGGCGGGCTGGTGCTCGTCGTCGTCACTGCCCCCATCGCCGGCCTCCTGGGCGGCGCCCTCGGCGGCCCCATCGGCGGGCTGCTCGGCGGCGTCAGCGTCGTCGTCGTCGGCCTCGTCATCGCGTTCGTCTTCGCCCTCGACAGCGCCGTCGGCGGCGCCATCGGCGCGGTCCTCGCGGACTGA
- a CDS encoding methyl-accepting chemotaxis protein, translated as MAIATGKAVFEHYSRRIAASVALTAAATVGLGALFAVYVDAAPEGGAGLAGIAGTLFVVVLNLGLLAIVLGGNAAVALRRLNGAAAAVEAGDLDASADVDRADEFGRLADAFDSMRRSLDEAFDESERARREAEQAREEAEAATEQAEAFNEELLDHAERIGDAMTAAAEGDFTRDLATDTEVDAVDRIAVAYDEMAAGLSGTVEEIRTFAERVEESSGAVAEEAAEVQRLNERLAEDIRELATDLEEQAEQLESAVAEVDDLSATIEEVAATTDEIADQATEASEVGATGADRADEAIEAIRTVETTVDELDRLVTELDDRMDEVAATTGIIDDIAEQTNILALNANIEASHADAGGDGFAVVADEVKQLAEETQDAIDEIEAIVEGARADVDDVTDEMDRTRDRIGASVDTVTGVGETLDSLTDTVDDVDAAMGEIARATDDGAAATEEVAATVDSVGEVARRVADRSHELADTAAETAGTMADVRERADDLTARTDALLDRLAEFETRGDDPAGDGPAPAARPVAGGDDD; from the coding sequence ATGGCTATCGCGACAGGAAAGGCGGTCTTCGAACACTACAGCCGGCGCATCGCCGCGTCGGTGGCGCTGACGGCGGCGGCGACGGTCGGACTCGGGGCGCTCTTTGCGGTGTACGTCGACGCCGCGCCCGAGGGCGGCGCGGGGCTGGCCGGCATCGCGGGGACGCTGTTCGTCGTCGTGTTGAACCTCGGACTGCTGGCGATCGTGCTGGGCGGGAACGCGGCGGTCGCGCTCCGGCGGCTGAACGGCGCCGCGGCGGCCGTCGAGGCGGGGGACCTCGACGCCTCGGCCGACGTCGACCGCGCCGACGAGTTCGGCCGGCTGGCCGACGCCTTCGACAGCATGCGCCGGTCGCTCGACGAGGCGTTCGACGAGTCCGAGCGGGCCCGCCGCGAGGCCGAACAGGCCCGGGAGGAGGCCGAAGCCGCGACCGAGCAGGCCGAGGCGTTCAACGAGGAGCTGCTCGACCACGCCGAGCGGATCGGCGACGCGATGACCGCGGCCGCCGAGGGCGACTTCACGCGCGACCTCGCGACGGACACCGAGGTCGACGCCGTCGACCGGATCGCCGTCGCCTACGACGAGATGGCCGCCGGCCTCTCCGGCACCGTCGAGGAGATCCGGACGTTCGCCGAGCGCGTCGAGGAATCGAGCGGCGCCGTCGCCGAGGAGGCCGCGGAGGTCCAGCGGCTCAACGAGCGGCTCGCCGAGGACATCCGCGAGCTGGCGACCGACCTGGAGGAGCAGGCCGAGCAGCTGGAGAGCGCTGTCGCGGAGGTCGACGACCTCTCCGCGACCATCGAGGAGGTCGCGGCCACGACCGACGAGATCGCCGACCAGGCCACCGAGGCCTCCGAGGTGGGCGCGACCGGGGCCGACCGCGCCGACGAGGCCATCGAGGCGATCCGGACCGTCGAGACGACGGTCGACGAGCTCGACCGGCTGGTCACCGAGCTCGACGACCGGATGGACGAGGTGGCGGCGACGACGGGGATCATCGACGACATCGCCGAGCAGACGAACATCCTCGCGCTGAACGCCAACATCGAGGCCTCCCACGCCGACGCGGGCGGCGACGGGTTCGCCGTCGTCGCCGACGAGGTGAAACAGCTCGCCGAGGAGACCCAGGACGCCATCGACGAGATCGAGGCCATCGTCGAGGGCGCGCGGGCCGACGTCGACGACGTGACCGACGAGATGGACCGGACGCGCGACCGGATCGGCGCGAGCGTCGACACGGTCACCGGCGTCGGCGAGACGCTCGACTCGCTGACCGACACCGTCGACGACGTCGACGCCGCGATGGGCGAGATCGCCCGCGCCACCGACGACGGCGCCGCCGCGACCGAGGAGGTGGCCGCGACCGTCGACTCCGTCGGCGAGGTCGCCCGCCGCGTCGCGGACCGCTCGCACGAGCTGGCCGACACCGCCGCCGAGACGGCGGGGACGATGGCCGACGTGCGCGAGCGCGCCGACGACCTCACCGCCCGGACGGACGCGCTGCTCGACCGCCTCGCCGAGTTCGAGACGCGGGGGGACGACCCGGCCGGCGACGGGCCGGCCCCGGCCGCGCGGCCGGTCGCGGGGGGCGACGATGATTGA
- a CDS encoding pyridoxal-phosphate-dependent aminotransferase family protein: MPKKQEYTGDYDDKTLYIPGPTEVREDVIDEMAQPMFGHRMDRMTDLYTTIVEDTKEFLGTDNEVVILTASGTEFWEASTLNLVDENILVPTCGSFSERHANVAERLGKDVDRLEYDWGEAIKPEDIRAELEESDKHYDVVATVMNESSTGVRNPIEEIGDVVAEYPDTYFVVDAVSALGGDYVDIDEHDIDVIFASTQKAFAMPPGLAVCVVSDEAYERELDKDSASWYGGFQRTLDYYDRKGQTHSTPAIPVMLAYRKQMKHMLEEGHRARDQRHQEMTEYVHDWAREHFDLFAEEGYRSQTVSCIENTQGIDVAATIEQVSEEYDFVFSNGYGSQLGEKTFRIGHMGEHDLESIRALTDAIEDVADL, encoded by the coding sequence GTGCCCAAGAAACAGGAATACACAGGCGACTACGACGACAAGACGCTGTACATCCCCGGCCCGACCGAAGTGCGCGAGGACGTCATCGACGAGATGGCCCAGCCGATGTTCGGCCACCGGATGGACCGGATGACCGACCTCTACACGACCATCGTCGAGGACACCAAGGAGTTCCTCGGCACCGACAACGAGGTCGTCATCCTCACCGCCTCCGGCACCGAGTTCTGGGAGGCCTCGACGCTGAACCTCGTCGACGAGAACATCCTCGTCCCCACCTGCGGGAGCTTCAGCGAGCGCCACGCCAACGTCGCCGAGCGCCTCGGCAAGGACGTCGACCGCCTGGAGTACGACTGGGGCGAGGCCATCAAGCCCGAGGACATCCGCGCGGAACTGGAGGAGAGCGACAAACACTACGACGTGGTCGCCACGGTGATGAACGAGTCCTCGACGGGCGTCCGCAACCCCATCGAGGAGATCGGCGACGTGGTCGCCGAGTACCCGGACACCTACTTCGTCGTCGACGCCGTCTCCGCGCTGGGCGGCGACTACGTCGACATCGACGAACACGACATCGACGTGATCTTCGCCTCGACGCAGAAGGCGTTCGCGATGCCCCCCGGCCTCGCAGTCTGCGTCGTCAGCGACGAGGCCTACGAGCGGGAACTCGACAAGGACTCGGCGTCGTGGTACGGCGGCTTCCAGCGCACGCTGGACTACTACGACCGGAAGGGTCAGACCCACTCCACCCCCGCCATCCCGGTCATGCTCGCCTACCGCAAGCAGATGAAACACATGCTGGAGGAGGGCCACCGCGCCCGCGACCAGCGCCACCAGGAGATGACCGAGTACGTCCACGACTGGGCCCGCGAACACTTCGATCTCTTCGCCGAGGAAGGCTACCGTTCCCAGACCGTCTCCTGCATCGAGAACACCCAGGGCATCGACGTGGCCGCGACCATCGAACAGGTGTCCGAGGAGTACGACTTCGTGTTCTCGAACGGCTACGGCTCCCAGCTCGGCGAGAAAACATTCCGCATCGGCCACATGGGTGAGCACGACCTGGAAAGCATCCGGGCGCTCACTGACGCCATCGAGGACGTGGCCGACCTCTGA